Proteins encoded by one window of Paenibacillus urinalis:
- a CDS encoding alpha/beta hydrolase → MRGKLTTYQIENRNIYIYTPPSYDDNNADLFPAVIVQDGSYLFVDSMEELEADFASGATQEVLFIGIEPSRRDCEYTPWEAEPLQEGEVFAGEGDQYLDFVTERVLPYARERYRITEDASQIGITGGSLGALISLYAAFQEPDYFGRFIMMSASLWYDRFVAFVESSTLTQNDVRMYMYVGETEGVGRDNLQQYMVPNTKKVYHILQDKVPSGTDHIMLETDPEGIHSHQYFNKYFPSGMRFAYPGPNAD, encoded by the coding sequence ATGCGGGGGAAGCTGACTACATACCAGATTGAGAACAGGAACATTTATATCTATACACCACCGTCTTATGATGACAACAATGCGGATTTGTTTCCCGCTGTAATTGTCCAGGATGGCAGCTATTTGTTTGTAGATTCGATGGAGGAATTAGAGGCAGATTTTGCAAGCGGTGCTACGCAAGAGGTACTCTTTATTGGGATTGAGCCAAGCAGACGCGATTGCGAATATACCCCATGGGAGGCAGAGCCTCTGCAGGAAGGTGAGGTCTTCGCAGGAGAAGGGGATCAGTACTTGGACTTTGTGACAGAGAGAGTACTTCCTTACGCGAGGGAACGGTATCGAATTACAGAGGATGCATCCCAGATTGGAATTACGGGAGGATCACTCGGGGCGTTGATATCGCTGTACGCTGCTTTTCAAGAGCCGGACTACTTTGGACGATTCATTATGATGTCAGCTTCGCTTTGGTATGATAGGTTTGTTGCGTTTGTAGAGAGCAGTACCTTGACTCAGAATGATGTGCGCATGTATATGTATGTTGGTGAGACGGAGGGGGTAGGGCGGGATAATCTGCAGCAGTACATGGTCCCGAATACGAAGAAGGTCTATCACATCTTACAAGATAAAGTTCCTAGTGGAACGGATCATATTATGCTGGAGACCGATCCAGAAGGTATTCACAGTCACCAATATTTCAATAAGTATTTCCCGAGTGGAATGAGATTTGCATACCCGGGTCCCAATGCGGATTAG
- a CDS encoding NAD(P)-binding domain-containing protein, protein MSNCCNSLKINTVVAKNSPMEYVNKNSELPVAIIGAGPIGLAAAAHLVSKNQPFILFESAQQVGGNVTTWSHVRLFSPWKYNIDKAAKQLLDVSGWTEPGEEELPTGAQLLEQYLIPLSDLPEIKPYIHLNTIVTAVSRKGLSKIKTAGRDNFPFVLHIQENDTRKVVEARAVIDASGTWGSPNPAVSEGNWTDSELNIQHKMFYGIPDIFNVHRNRYAGKHVLVVGSGHSAINALLDLQSLQELEPSTRITWILRKDNVSEVYGGQENDGLAARGALGTQLQQFVASGKIEVFSSFQIERFQYSADQISISGVRHGQESRVNSVDEIIISTGSRPDLSFLREIRLDMDSSIESVRALAPLIDPNIHSCGTVRPHGERALRQPESNFYIVGAKSYGRAPTFLMTTGYEQVRSITAALVGDYEAAEKVELVLPETGVCRNS, encoded by the coding sequence ATGAGTAATTGTTGTAATAGCTTAAAAATTAATACGGTAGTAGCTAAGAATTCACCTATGGAGTATGTTAATAAGAACAGCGAGCTTCCTGTGGCTATTATTGGAGCGGGACCGATTGGTCTAGCTGCTGCAGCACATCTGGTTTCAAAAAACCAGCCTTTTATTTTATTTGAGTCAGCTCAACAAGTCGGGGGAAATGTAACAACATGGAGTCATGTTCGTTTATTTTCGCCTTGGAAGTACAACATAGATAAAGCAGCGAAGCAATTATTAGATGTAAGCGGCTGGACCGAGCCAGGTGAAGAAGAGCTTCCTACTGGAGCACAGCTGTTAGAACAGTATCTTATTCCTTTGTCCGATCTACCAGAAATAAAGCCTTACATTCATCTAAACACTATAGTCACTGCCGTGAGCCGAAAAGGGTTAAGTAAAATAAAAACGGCAGGGCGTGATAATTTCCCTTTTGTCCTACATATCCAAGAAAATGATACTCGTAAGGTGGTCGAAGCTAGAGCCGTAATCGATGCTTCAGGAACATGGGGGTCACCTAATCCCGCAGTATCCGAAGGAAACTGGACAGATAGCGAGCTGAATATACAACACAAGATGTTCTACGGTATTCCAGATATATTCAATGTTCACCGTAATCGATATGCGGGTAAACATGTGCTCGTTGTGGGTAGTGGTCATTCAGCCATTAATGCACTCTTAGATCTGCAAAGTCTGCAAGAGTTGGAGCCCTCAACCCGAATTACTTGGATTCTGAGAAAAGATAATGTAAGTGAAGTATATGGAGGTCAAGAAAATGATGGTTTGGCTGCACGGGGAGCTTTGGGAACTCAATTGCAGCAGTTTGTAGCTTCCGGGAAAATAGAAGTATTTTCTTCATTTCAAATTGAAAGATTCCAATACTCTGCAGATCAAATATCGATATCTGGAGTGCGACATGGACAGGAGAGCAGGGTGAACTCCGTCGATGAGATCATCATCAGTACGGGCTCTCGTCCAGACCTGAGTTTTCTAAGAGAAATAAGATTGGACATGGATAGTTCTATAGAAAGTGTTCGTGCGTTAGCTCCACTCATTGATCCCAATATACACAGCTGCGGAACAGTTAGACCTCATGGTGAACGAGCGCTGCGCCAACCAGAATCTAATTTTTACATTGTAGGAGCTAAGAGTTATGGCAGAGCCCCAACCTTTCTAATGACAACAGGTTATGAACAGGTAAGATCCATTACCGCTGCACTCGTAGGAGATTACGAGGCAGCAGAAAAAGTTGAATTAGTCCTACCTGAAACAGGAGTATGTAGAAATTCTTAA
- a CDS encoding MFS transporter: protein MKNRVFLIVLSADLLQQMGIWIRNMALLFYIMDQTNNNPTAVSLLTALEYLPIFIFSLIGGTFADRWNPKKTVILGDTLSALSMLAILYLVSIGVWQAVFAATVVSAIVSQFSQPSSAVLFKKHIPNELVGTAVGFNQSLMAMFTIFGPMLGTFVYTQLGITSSITALIIIFTIAAIIQLFLPSSSRTERVSKTSPLKDIKEGFAYVMSNTNLKLIAIMFLISGLGWGITQPLDVFVTMERLGLPKENVQWFAASEGVGMLVGGAIAAVLAAKISRHRRVIISVTMAIWAFITVVEVLSVWPLVTASARILSGVATAFFQVTFSAMMIQEIKEEYIGRTNGIMIPLMMGGMLLGSASSGFIVNHLDLMGTYFLAAGITLSCVIFTLRLKTNPMKDDVVSNV, encoded by the coding sequence ATGAAAAACAGAGTATTTCTTATCGTGCTGTCAGCGGATCTGCTACAGCAGATGGGGATATGGATTCGCAATATGGCACTACTTTTTTACATCATGGACCAAACGAACAATAATCCGACCGCGGTTTCACTGCTAACTGCCTTAGAGTACTTACCGATCTTCATTTTCTCCCTGATTGGTGGTACCTTTGCAGATCGCTGGAATCCCAAGAAAACAGTAATATTAGGCGACACGTTAAGTGCTTTATCCATGTTAGCCATCCTATATCTGGTTTCCATCGGGGTATGGCAGGCGGTATTTGCAGCTACCGTTGTCTCGGCGATTGTCAGTCAGTTCTCACAGCCTTCATCTGCCGTATTATTTAAAAAGCACATTCCGAATGAATTGGTGGGTACAGCTGTTGGATTTAATCAGAGTCTTATGGCTATGTTCACCATTTTCGGACCGATGCTTGGAACGTTTGTGTATACGCAGCTGGGAATTACGTCTTCCATTACTGCATTGATTATTATCTTTACAATAGCGGCCATTATTCAACTATTCCTGCCGTCATCGAGCCGAACCGAACGAGTGAGTAAGACCTCACCGCTAAAAGATATCAAAGAAGGTTTTGCGTATGTAATGAGCAACACAAATTTGAAGCTCATTGCAATTATGTTCCTCATATCGGGTCTTGGGTGGGGGATAACGCAGCCGCTGGATGTGTTCGTAACCATGGAGCGCTTGGGACTGCCTAAAGAGAACGTCCAGTGGTTTGCAGCATCGGAAGGTGTGGGCATGCTGGTCGGGGGAGCCATCGCAGCTGTATTAGCAGCGAAAATCAGCCGTCACCGCAGAGTCATTATATCCGTCACAATGGCTATATGGGCTTTCATTACCGTGGTTGAAGTCCTCTCTGTATGGCCGCTGGTTACAGCAAGCGCGAGAATACTCTCCGGTGTGGCGACCGCTTTCTTTCAGGTCACCTTCAGTGCGATGATGATCCAAGAAATCAAGGAAGAGTATATTGGAAGAACGAATGGCATTATGATTCCGCTCATGATGGGAGGTATGCTGCTCGGAAGTGCATCCTCTGGATTTATTGTGAATCATTTAGATCTTATGGGTACCTACTTCCTGGCCGCCGGAATCACCTTATCCTGTGTCATTTTTACACTTCGCTTAAAGACCAATCCGATGAAGGATGATGTTGTGAGTAATGTATGA
- a CDS encoding YhgE/Pip domain-containing protein, translating into MFKNKLLIMAPVIALVVVFIFSLTLFPTVQPQAKNLPIAIVNEDEGVEVPGQPQMNMGQTIVDNVQKSTSTEEDSPVQWIEVTDADAVQQGLDQQQYYAALVIPQDFSAKQVSLQSPEPSSPEVQIYINQGMHMAASTAASQILSGIIDNMNVNVRNQILEGFEAQGQTLTPEQASLLAMPIVKNVINVNEVGQNSANGNAPVSLFQPLWIGSLATAAIIFMASSKMLLRTKKESLMLKIGQILIGVVAALVIGFGLTWIVDGMVGLNIPDFYDTAIFLSITALSYLLMILAVMSLVGFKGIAIFALLLFFGAPLLSLAPEMLSPFYHDYIYSWLPMRFMVEGLRPILFFGQGLSWNSDLSVLVWIGIVSMLVILATAVRAVKVQKDHEHQTAEAAN; encoded by the coding sequence ATGTTCAAGAACAAACTTCTTATCATGGCACCAGTCATTGCGTTGGTTGTTGTGTTTATTTTTTCACTGACATTATTTCCGACGGTTCAGCCACAAGCCAAAAATTTACCTATTGCCATTGTTAATGAGGACGAAGGAGTGGAGGTTCCAGGTCAACCTCAGATGAATATGGGGCAAACCATCGTTGACAATGTTCAGAAATCGACAAGTACAGAAGAGGATTCTCCAGTTCAATGGATAGAAGTAACGGATGCAGACGCGGTTCAGCAGGGATTAGATCAGCAGCAATATTATGCAGCCTTAGTCATTCCTCAGGACTTTAGTGCCAAACAAGTATCTTTACAGTCACCCGAGCCTTCATCTCCTGAGGTGCAGATCTATATTAATCAAGGAATGCATATGGCGGCATCCACGGCAGCGAGTCAAATATTGAGTGGAATCATTGACAACATGAACGTAAATGTTCGCAATCAAATACTTGAAGGGTTTGAAGCACAAGGTCAGACATTGACACCAGAACAGGCATCACTACTAGCAATGCCAATTGTCAAGAATGTGATCAATGTAAATGAAGTTGGTCAAAACAGCGCGAATGGTAATGCTCCTGTATCTCTCTTTCAGCCCTTGTGGATAGGAAGTTTAGCTACGGCTGCCATTATTTTTATGGCTTCTAGCAAAATGCTGCTGCGTACGAAGAAAGAAAGTCTCATGCTAAAAATCGGACAGATCTTAATTGGAGTTGTTGCAGCGCTGGTGATTGGGTTCGGTCTAACTTGGATTGTTGATGGTATGGTTGGATTAAATATTCCAGATTTCTATGATACCGCCATATTTTTATCCATTACTGCCCTAAGTTACTTGTTAATGATATTGGCTGTCATGTCTTTAGTCGGGTTTAAGGGAATTGCCATATTTGCCTTATTACTGTTCTTCGGGGCACCTTTATTGTCACTCGCACCTGAAATGCTGTCTCCGTTCTATCACGATTACATTTACTCCTGGCTGCCGATGCGCTTTATGGTAGAAGGACTTCGACCAATACTATTCTTTGGTCAAGGGCTCAGCTGGAATTCTGATCTATCGGTCCTTGTGTGGATTGGAATCGTAAGCATGCTAGTGATACTTGCTACAGCAGTAAGAGCAGTGAAAGTACAAAAAGATCACGAACATCAAACCGCAGAGGCCGCAAATTGA
- a CDS encoding aldo/keto reductase, translating to MIYRELGNTGMKISEVSFGTWAIGGSWGKTSDTEALRSLEYAMEQGVNFFDTADVYGDGHSEQLLAKATKGKEDQIYIATKFCRQGDIADPANYSYEQVSAYCEDSLRRLDREAIDLFQIHCPATEILKDGHVFEVLDRLKEQGKIRHYGVSVESVEEGLICLKYPNMKSLQIIFNMFRQKPLEQLIPEAYQNGVGLLVRLPLASGLLTGKFTADYTFEADDHRRFNENGEAFNVGETFAGLGFKKGVELADQLRWIGEGRPSMASAALRWILDHKEITSIIPGFKNVQQVKDNLTARETQSFSEEEHQKIQQFYQENVVDYIRGPY from the coding sequence ATGATTTATCGCGAATTAGGAAATACCGGCATGAAGATCAGTGAAGTAAGCTTTGGAACTTGGGCAATTGGAGGCTCCTGGGGAAAGACAAGTGATACGGAAGCGTTAAGATCTCTGGAATATGCAATGGAACAAGGGGTGAATTTCTTCGATACAGCTGATGTATACGGAGATGGTCACAGCGAACAGTTATTAGCTAAGGCAACAAAGGGCAAAGAAGATCAAATATATATTGCGACCAAATTCTGCCGCCAAGGAGATATTGCAGATCCAGCAAATTACAGCTATGAGCAAGTATCTGCGTATTGTGAAGATAGTCTGCGCAGGCTAGACAGAGAGGCGATCGATTTATTTCAAATTCACTGCCCGGCAACAGAAATCCTGAAGGATGGACATGTATTTGAAGTGCTCGATCGTCTTAAGGAACAAGGGAAGATCCGGCACTATGGCGTAAGTGTGGAATCGGTAGAAGAAGGGCTCATATGCTTGAAGTATCCAAACATGAAGAGTCTGCAAATTATATTTAACATGTTCCGGCAGAAGCCATTAGAACAACTGATTCCTGAAGCTTATCAGAACGGCGTCGGACTTCTCGTCAGGCTGCCTCTCGCCAGTGGACTGCTGACAGGTAAGTTTACTGCAGACTATACGTTTGAAGCGGATGATCACCGCCGATTCAATGAGAACGGAGAAGCCTTTAATGTAGGGGAGACCTTTGCTGGACTTGGATTCAAGAAAGGGGTGGAGCTTGCAGATCAGTTACGGTGGATTGGAGAAGGCCGTCCATCCATGGCTAGTGCTGCTCTGCGCTGGATTCTGGATCATAAGGAGATCACTTCTATTATCCCTGGATTTAAAAATGTCCAGCAGGTGAAGGATAATCTCACGGCACGGGAGACCCAGTCATTTTCAGAAGAAGAGCATCAAAAAATACAGCAGTTTTACCAGGAGAACGTCGTTGATTACATTCGAGGACCATACTAA
- a CDS encoding VOC family protein, producing the protein MVGVELDMVVTDSLKALEMYKGIFDIELVEASKLPRGENEVVFTLYGVRFHLLDENPQFHLIAPTPEHPQTSWVNVTVPNIEETYTKAMELGCTEIQPVTELPDYGIANAIFTDPFGYVWMLHQVYKEVSHEERIRLWEEKKGELTSD; encoded by the coding sequence ATGGTTGGAGTAGAACTGGATATGGTCGTAACCGACAGTTTAAAAGCACTGGAGATGTACAAGGGTATATTCGATATTGAGCTTGTGGAAGCTTCTAAGCTTCCTCGAGGTGAAAATGAGGTGGTGTTTACTCTATATGGCGTCCGGTTTCATCTGTTGGATGAGAACCCGCAATTTCATCTCATTGCACCAACTCCTGAGCATCCTCAAACCAGCTGGGTAAATGTCACCGTCCCTAATATTGAAGAGACTTATACCAAGGCGATGGAATTAGGCTGTACAGAAATTCAGCCGGTAACGGAGCTGCCTGACTATGGAATAGCGAATGCTATTTTTACAGATCCTTTTGGTTATGTATGGATGCTGCATCAGGTATATAAAGAGGTTAGTCATGAAGAACGAATTAGGCTGTGGGAGGAAAAAAAGGGAGAACTAACTTCTGATTAA
- a CDS encoding DUF423 domain-containing protein has translation MQILIVLGSILMVIAVALGAFGAHLLKSKFEEGKQKVYETGVQYHLIHALAIIIVGILAGQYPEAGLLITAGWLMAVGILLFSGSLYILSLKKIRILGPITPLGGLSFIVAWILVAIGVM, from the coding sequence GTGCAAATATTGATTGTACTTGGAAGTATACTGATGGTTATAGCCGTGGCTCTGGGTGCATTTGGTGCGCACCTACTTAAGAGTAAATTCGAAGAGGGGAAACAGAAAGTATACGAAACCGGTGTCCAGTATCATCTAATTCATGCGTTAGCGATCATCATAGTGGGAATTCTGGCGGGTCAGTATCCGGAAGCAGGACTGCTCATAACAGCAGGGTGGTTGATGGCGGTTGGAATTCTGTTGTTTTCCGGAAGCTTATACATACTCAGTCTGAAAAAGATCCGAATTCTCGGTCCCATTACACCACTGGGCGGGCTTTCCTTTATCGTCGCCTGGATCCTTGTTGCTATTGGCGTAATGTAG
- a CDS encoding TetR/AcrR family transcriptional regulator, whose protein sequence is MIKKCWVGGRNLSNQNMDLRVIRTKESIREALIELMEDKGFEAITVKDITTKARINRGTFYAHYQDKFDLMRKCQEELMHELGYLAEEKFPDIVTEMKTTPQLPLTIAVSIFKCLHRNKRFMRAVLSPKGDLTFQTTLKQFMWNKIFGNSSHPLIKEENLLVPAPYLASYIASAHIGVIQQWLNSEGEESPEQMAQILSTITINGPFYAAGLKNNGVDSTSAHKY, encoded by the coding sequence ATGATAAAAAAGTGTTGGGTAGGAGGAAGGAACTTGAGTAATCAGAACATGGATCTGCGTGTTATTCGTACAAAAGAATCTATTCGAGAAGCATTAATTGAGTTAATGGAGGATAAAGGCTTTGAAGCCATTACTGTAAAAGATATAACCACAAAGGCAAGAATCAACCGAGGAACCTTCTATGCTCATTATCAGGATAAGTTTGACTTAATGAGAAAATGTCAGGAAGAGCTTATGCATGAATTGGGATATTTGGCGGAAGAGAAATTCCCGGATATCGTTACCGAAATGAAGACCACTCCACAATTGCCTCTTACGATCGCTGTTTCCATTTTTAAATGTTTGCATAGAAACAAGCGGTTTATGAGAGCTGTTTTAAGTCCAAAAGGAGATCTGACCTTCCAAACCACACTGAAGCAGTTTATGTGGAACAAAATATTCGGAAACAGTTCACACCCTCTAATCAAAGAAGAGAATCTACTTGTTCCAGCTCCCTATTTAGCTTCATACATCGCCTCTGCCCACATTGGAGTGATCCAGCAATGGCTGAATAGTGAAGGAGAAGAATCTCCTGAACAAATGGCTCAAATCCTATCCACAATTACCATTAATGGTCCGTTTTATGCAGCCGGTTTAAAAAATAACGGTGTCGATTCAACATCAGCGCATAAATATTAG
- a CDS encoding ArsR/SmtB family transcription factor, whose translation MKFPETNEHPIDFSTYEAKFKALADQKRLKIMYVLTQRGNTCVCDLTEIFDMQQSKLSYHLKILLDAGLIKRETKGTWSYYELNSTEVNNLLSPELCCIFRNVEEQRGDCC comes from the coding sequence ATTAAGTTTCCCGAAACCAACGAGCACCCAATTGATTTTTCTACATATGAAGCCAAGTTCAAAGCATTGGCGGATCAGAAAAGGCTGAAGATTATGTATGTACTTACACAGAGAGGTAATACCTGTGTATGTGATCTAACCGAGATCTTTGATATGCAGCAATCCAAGCTGTCATACCATTTAAAGATACTATTAGATGCGGGGCTGATTAAGCGTGAAACCAAGGGAACCTGGAGCTATTATGAATTAAATAGTACGGAAGTAAACAATCTTTTATCACCGGAACTGTGCTGCATATTCCGAAATGTAGAGGAACAAAGAGGCGATTGCTGTTGA
- a CDS encoding nitroreductase family protein, which produces MFNYIQSNDFTDIVKGRRSVRNYDEHYKIPREEITEIISEASLAPSSANMQPWRVVVVDTLEGKNKLTPLVRFNTLQNSTSSAMLLIFGDTSSYLYAEEIYNTAVEQGLMPADVRDRQLETISSIFPTLTKEMKVEIAKIDSSLFAMQLMLVARAHGYDTNPMAGFEADRLAREFELDEERYVPVMIISMGKAKEEGYESIRLDAEKITFWA; this is translated from the coding sequence ATGTTCAACTATATTCAAAGTAATGATTTCACGGATATCGTGAAGGGACGTCGTTCAGTTCGCAATTATGATGAGCATTATAAAATTCCGAGAGAAGAGATTACTGAAATAATATCTGAAGCCAGCCTGGCTCCTTCCTCAGCTAATATGCAGCCATGGCGAGTCGTCGTCGTGGACACTCTGGAAGGGAAGAATAAGCTTACACCCTTAGTTCGATTTAATACACTTCAGAATAGTACCTCTTCAGCGATGCTATTAATTTTTGGAGACACATCAAGTTATTTATATGCAGAAGAAATATACAACACAGCAGTAGAACAAGGATTAATGCCTGCGGATGTGCGAGATCGGCAGCTTGAAACCATATCGTCGATTTTTCCAACACTGACAAAAGAAATGAAAGTGGAAATTGCGAAAATAGACAGCAGCCTCTTTGCCATGCAGCTTATGTTAGTCGCCCGCGCACATGGATATGATACCAATCCAATGGCAGGCTTTGAAGCAGATCGGTTAGCCCGAGAGTTTGAATTAGATGAGGAGCGTTATGTTCCGGTCATGATCATCTCCATGGGTAAGGCCAAAGAGGAGGGATATGAATCCATTCGATTAGATGCCGAGAAGATTACATTTTGGGCATAA
- a CDS encoding MerR family transcriptional regulator, whose protein sequence is MSKIQNKYFTTSEIAKICGVTKHTLFHYDEIGLLKPEYVHTNGYRYYSILQCYTLDIIDVLKKTGSSLKEIKTFLHNQSTDQFVHLIQQKQKDLKIELQRMLQMENLLEDALHMTEKAKKGLRNIPVEEYCEEEYYIATSIEENSDIDFALKLSEHRKYCEDHYIIHSFSAWTIMQRETFISGNYYPNYVANKIQEPIPGEKTIIKPKGLYAVMDHVGSYETMNTTYSRLKEFITSQNRRITGQVYEEDLLNYVTEKDHNNFIIRISVGIS, encoded by the coding sequence TTGTCAAAAATTCAGAATAAATATTTTACCACTAGTGAGATTGCTAAAATCTGCGGCGTCACCAAGCATACCTTGTTTCACTATGATGAAATTGGACTGTTGAAGCCTGAATACGTTCATACGAACGGGTACCGTTATTACTCCATTCTGCAATGCTATACCCTTGATATTATTGATGTATTAAAGAAGACAGGGAGTTCTCTGAAGGAGATCAAGACATTCTTGCACAATCAAAGTACAGATCAGTTCGTTCATCTTATACAGCAAAAACAGAAGGATCTCAAGATCGAGCTCCAAAGGATGCTGCAAATGGAAAATTTGTTGGAAGATGCTCTGCATATGACGGAAAAAGCGAAAAAGGGACTTAGAAACATACCGGTTGAAGAGTATTGTGAGGAAGAATATTATATTGCCACTAGTATAGAGGAAAATAGTGATATAGACTTCGCCTTAAAATTAAGCGAGCATCGTAAATATTGTGAAGATCATTATATTATTCATTCATTTTCAGCCTGGACCATTATGCAGAGAGAGACATTTATATCAGGGAACTATTATCCGAATTATGTTGCGAACAAGATCCAGGAGCCGATTCCAGGAGAGAAGACCATCATTAAACCGAAAGGCTTATATGCCGTTATGGATCATGTTGGGTCTTATGAAACCATGAATACGACATATTCGAGGTTAAAAGAGTTTATAACGAGTCAAAACAGGAGGATAACGGGACAGGTATATGAGGAGGATCTGTTAAACTATGTTACCGAAAAGGATCATAACAACTTCATCATTCGAATTTCAGTCGGTATTTCTTAA
- a CDS encoding ArsR/SmtB family transcription factor, translating into MSQDIEAIANTLKLLSDGTRLTILALLKEKELCVCDLVDLLQTTQPNVSQHLRKLKNGGLVTETKRKQWVYYSLNMDEKPYLQGILDEMPSMKEQIDQLDPDCCR; encoded by the coding sequence TTGTCTCAAGACATAGAAGCGATAGCCAACACTTTGAAATTGCTCTCTGATGGAACTAGGTTAACGATCTTGGCACTTCTCAAGGAAAAAGAATTATGTGTGTGTGATCTGGTCGATCTTCTGCAAACGACACAGCCCAATGTAAGTCAGCACCTAAGAAAGCTGAAGAACGGAGGACTTGTAACGGAGACCAAAAGGAAGCAATGGGTTTATTATTCACTCAATATGGATGAAAAGCCTTACCTACAGGGGATATTGGATGAGATGCCTTCAATGAAGGAGCAAATCGATCAGCTGGATCCTGATTGTTGCCGGTAG
- a CDS encoding MerR family transcriptional regulator, translating into MRINEVSKLTGLPISTLRFYERKQLIPGSYMYRDIHNYRVYSEEIVEYLNDVKALLSADFSIEELSLLVNDEINLSYEDKLKLVKQKVKEINDLKNQLNRSEQYLKTILEGTAKFHKEC; encoded by the coding sequence ATGAGAATAAATGAGGTTTCGAAATTAACGGGTCTGCCGATATCTACCTTAAGATTTTATGAGCGCAAGCAGCTGATTCCGGGCAGCTATATGTATAGAGATATACATAATTACCGTGTATATTCAGAGGAAATTGTGGAGTATCTGAACGATGTGAAGGCACTGCTATCTGCGGATTTTTCTATAGAAGAGCTGAGCCTGCTAGTTAATGACGAGATTAACCTATCATATGAGGACAAGCTTAAGCTCGTTAAGCAAAAGGTCAAAGAAATCAATGACCTTAAGAATCAATTGAACCGGTCTGAGCAATATTTGAAAACGATCTTGGAAGGTACAGCAAAGTTTCACAAAGAGTGCTGA